From the Streptomyces nigrescens genome, one window contains:
- a CDS encoding acyltransferase family protein, whose translation MPAPRTAARQGTDQLAPAGPPATPARHPAGTSGEPAPPAPAKQRDAFFDNAKYLAIVLVAIGHAWEPYYHGSRTAASLYLFVYAFHMPAFTVISGYFSRSFDMRRDRLQRLLTGVAVPFVIFQTTFALFRYWGGDTESFTLSMLDPWFLTWFLAALFIWRLTAPLWRIVRWPVPLALAIAVGASVSPDIGTALDLQRVLQFLPFFVLGMCLKAEHFSLVRRWPVRIAAVPVLAGALVFAYWAVPRMNDAWFYHTDSAENLGAPWWIGALMQPAMFGCSLVLTACFLAWVPGRRMWCTALGAGTLYGYLLHGFLAKGSRWWGWYDAGWVHTPWGAAVVTFIGGAVVTLLCTTPVQRVFRFAMEPKMSWAFRAEPRTGAAAAPAGKQPSTPP comes from the coding sequence ATACCCGCTCCCCGGACCGCCGCCCGGCAGGGCACCGATCAGCTCGCCCCGGCCGGGCCGCCCGCCACCCCGGCGCGCCACCCCGCCGGCACCTCGGGCGAACCGGCGCCGCCCGCCCCGGCCAAACAGCGCGACGCCTTCTTCGACAACGCCAAATATCTGGCCATTGTGCTGGTGGCCATCGGACATGCCTGGGAGCCGTACTACCACGGCAGCCGGACCGCGGCGTCGCTCTATCTCTTCGTCTACGCCTTCCACATGCCCGCGTTCACCGTCATCTCCGGCTATTTCTCGCGCAGTTTCGATATGCGCCGCGACCGGCTGCAGCGGCTGCTCACCGGCGTCGCCGTCCCGTTCGTCATCTTCCAGACGACCTTTGCGCTCTTCCGGTACTGGGGCGGTGACACGGAGAGCTTCACCCTCAGCATGCTGGACCCGTGGTTCCTCACCTGGTTCCTGGCGGCCCTGTTCATCTGGCGGCTCACCGCACCGCTGTGGCGGATCGTGCGCTGGCCGGTGCCGCTGGCCCTCGCGATCGCCGTCGGGGCTTCCGTGTCCCCGGACATCGGCACCGCACTCGACCTCCAGCGGGTCCTGCAGTTCCTGCCGTTCTTCGTCCTCGGCATGTGCCTGAAAGCGGAGCACTTCAGCCTGGTGCGCCGCTGGCCGGTGCGGATCGCCGCGGTGCCCGTCCTCGCGGGGGCGCTGGTCTTCGCGTACTGGGCGGTGCCCCGGATGAACGACGCATGGTTCTACCACACCGACAGCGCCGAGAACCTGGGCGCTCCCTGGTGGATCGGTGCGCTGATGCAGCCGGCCATGTTCGGCTGCTCGCTGGTGCTGACGGCCTGCTTCCTGGCCTGGGTGCCGGGGCGCCGGATGTGGTGCACCGCGCTGGGCGCCGGCACCCTCTACGGCTATCTGCTGCACGGCTTCCTCGCCAAGGGCTCCCGCTGGTGGGGCTGGTACGACGCCGGCTGGGTCCACACCCCGTGGGGCGCCGCCGTCGTCACCTTCATCGGCGGAGCGGTGGTGACACTGCTGTGCACGACACCGGTGCAGCGTGTCTTCCGCTTCGCCATGGAGCCGAAGATGAGCTGGGCGTTCAGGGCGGAGCCCCGGACCGGTGCGGCGGCGGCCCCTGCCGGGAAGCAACCGTCCACGCCGCCCTAA
- a CDS encoding NAD(P)-binding protein, protein MDEADENGVNPAAPAGRDTGMVVIGATTLARRACASLGEIGHPVDHLAAPDDQDLRRALAARPAGIAVLVGDDLSALRYALAVRHVCDSVRIVVTVFDRTVAEQLRLLLRDCVPVSPADLLAPTLAGLCVDPDALAVWDDGHGAVAVRPQEDRLVETAWRASAAARRRALLGRLRGQLQPHDADARLLLIGLLGIVSVLVLDWVWLVGVFHKPVSTAFLEAARVVAGVGPAAPHAGHPVYEVVSGAAMLVTVGFTALLTAGIVDRLFGPRLVGVLGPRVLPRSGHVIVVGLGQVGLRLCQTLRQLGVPVVGVEREPTAPNLRLARSMGIPVVLAHGEDREVLARLGLGRARALAAVGSHELDNIAVAVAAHGVAPDIRVVLRAGEDEAIAETRSLLPLGLTRDINRTSAAFVTAQLTAERAGAAPRRVVAGADCDHVDLPGRGLVGWPVPAGDDCGHVSGGGERDTVRSALGAG, encoded by the coding sequence GTGGACGAAGCCGATGAGAACGGGGTGAATCCGGCAGCCCCGGCGGGCCGGGATACCGGGATGGTGGTGATCGGCGCGACGACGCTGGCGCGCCGGGCCTGTGCCTCCCTGGGGGAGATTGGACACCCGGTCGACCATCTTGCGGCGCCGGACGACCAGGACCTCCGCCGGGCGCTCGCCGCCCGGCCGGCCGGTATCGCCGTTCTGGTGGGCGACGATCTGTCCGCGCTGCGCTACGCCCTCGCCGTACGTCATGTCTGCGACAGCGTCCGGATCGTCGTCACCGTCTTCGACCGCACCGTGGCGGAGCAGCTGCGGTTGTTGCTGCGCGACTGTGTGCCGGTCTCGCCCGCCGATCTCCTGGCGCCGACGCTCGCCGGTCTGTGCGTCGACCCCGATGCGCTGGCCGTGTGGGACGACGGGCACGGTGCGGTGGCCGTCCGCCCGCAGGAGGACCGGCTGGTGGAGACGGCGTGGCGGGCGAGCGCGGCCGCCCGGCGGCGGGCGCTGCTCGGACGGCTGCGGGGTCAGCTGCAGCCCCATGACGCGGACGCCCGTCTGCTGCTCATCGGGCTGCTGGGCATCGTGTCCGTCCTGGTCCTGGACTGGGTGTGGCTGGTCGGTGTGTTCCACAAGCCGGTCAGCACCGCCTTCCTGGAAGCCGCCCGGGTCGTGGCGGGGGTGGGACCGGCCGCACCGCACGCCGGCCATCCCGTCTACGAGGTGGTGTCCGGGGCGGCGATGCTGGTGACGGTGGGGTTCACCGCGCTGCTGACCGCGGGCATCGTCGACCGGCTGTTCGGCCCGCGGCTGGTCGGCGTCCTGGGGCCGCGGGTGCTTCCCCGCTCCGGTCACGTCATCGTGGTGGGGCTGGGGCAGGTCGGCCTGCGGCTGTGCCAGACGCTGCGGCAGCTGGGGGTCCCGGTCGTCGGGGTCGAGCGCGAGCCCACCGCCCCGAACCTGCGCCTCGCGCGGTCGATGGGGATACCCGTGGTGCTGGCGCACGGCGAGGACCGGGAGGTGCTCGCGCGGCTCGGGCTGGGGCGGGCCCGCGCGCTCGCCGCCGTCGGCTCCCATGAGCTGGACAACATCGCCGTCGCGGTCGCGGCGCACGGTGTGGCACCGGACATCCGGGTGGTGCTGCGGGCCGGCGAGGACGAGGCGATCGCCGAGACCCGCTCGCTGCTTCCCCTCGGACTGACCCGCGACATCAACAGGACGAGCGCGGCCTTCGTGACCGCGCAGCTGACCGCCGAGCGGGCCGGCGCGGCACCGCGCCGGGTGGTCGCCGGTGCCGACTGCGACCATGTCGATCTGCCCGGACGCGGTCTCGTCGGATGGCCGGTTCCGGCCGGGGACGACTGTGGCCATGTGTCCGGCGGGGGCGAGCGCGACACCGTCCGGAGCGCCCTCGGGGCGGGGTGA
- a CDS encoding amino acid permease, with protein MTTSPPSPVAAPPSPPGNGQASQQSGLQSGLKNRHLSMIAVGGVIGAGLFVGSASGITAAGPGILLSYALVGAMVVFVMRMLGEMAAANPTSGSFSAYADRALGRWAGFSIGWLYWFFWVVVLAVEATAGAAILTSWVPAVPQWAWALIVMVVLTATNLASVASFGEFEFWFAGIKVVAIAAFIVLGGLAIFGVLPGSDNAATGFANLTSHGGFLPNGPTAILTGVLMVVFSFMGSEIVTLAAGESEDPQRAVTKATKSVIWRVGIFYLGSILVVVSLLPWNDPSIAKKGSYVAALDSIGIPHAGQIMNVIVLTAVLSCLNSGLYTASRMAFSLGQRGDAPKAFARTNTRGVPQAAILASVLFGFIAVGFNYLWPDTVFQFLLNSSGAVALFVWLVICFSQLRMRGIILRENPDKLIVRMWLFPYLTWATIASISFVLVYMLTDDSEGGGRIQVLLSVLLAVLVVGVSLVRDRLGRGTAEKEAVTSR; from the coding sequence ATGACTACATCTCCCCCCAGCCCCGTGGCCGCTCCGCCCTCTCCGCCGGGGAACGGGCAGGCTTCGCAGCAGTCAGGTCTGCAGTCGGGCCTCAAGAACCGCCATCTGTCCATGATCGCCGTGGGTGGGGTCATCGGCGCCGGTCTCTTCGTGGGATCCGCCTCCGGCATCACCGCGGCCGGGCCCGGCATCCTGCTGTCGTACGCCCTGGTCGGCGCGATGGTCGTGTTCGTGATGCGGATGCTCGGCGAGATGGCGGCCGCCAACCCGACCTCCGGCTCGTTCTCCGCCTACGCGGACCGGGCGCTCGGGCGCTGGGCCGGTTTCTCGATCGGCTGGCTGTACTGGTTCTTCTGGGTCGTGGTGCTCGCCGTGGAGGCGACCGCCGGTGCCGCCATCCTCACGAGCTGGGTCCCGGCCGTCCCGCAGTGGGCCTGGGCGCTGATCGTGATGGTCGTCCTCACCGCCACCAACCTGGCCTCGGTCGCCTCGTTCGGTGAGTTCGAGTTCTGGTTCGCGGGCATCAAGGTCGTCGCCATCGCGGCGTTCATCGTCCTCGGCGGCCTGGCGATCTTCGGTGTGCTGCCCGGCTCCGACAACGCGGCAACCGGCTTCGCCAACCTCACCTCCCACGGCGGATTCCTGCCGAACGGCCCCACCGCGATCCTCACCGGTGTGCTGATGGTCGTCTTCTCCTTCATGGGCAGCGAGATCGTCACCCTCGCCGCCGGTGAGTCCGAGGACCCGCAGCGCGCGGTCACCAAGGCCACCAAGAGCGTCATCTGGCGGGTCGGCATCTTCTACCTCGGCTCGATCCTCGTGGTCGTCTCCCTGCTGCCGTGGAACGACCCCTCGATCGCCAAGAAGGGCTCGTACGTCGCGGCCCTGGACTCCATAGGCATCCCGCACGCCGGCCAGATCATGAACGTCATCGTGCTGACCGCGGTGCTCTCCTGCCTCAACTCCGGCCTCTACACCGCCTCCCGGATGGCCTTCTCCCTGGGCCAGCGCGGCGACGCCCCGAAGGCCTTCGCCCGGACGAACACGCGTGGCGTCCCGCAGGCCGCGATCCTGGCCTCCGTCCTCTTCGGCTTCATCGCGGTCGGCTTCAACTACCTGTGGCCGGACACGGTCTTCCAGTTCCTGCTGAACTCCTCGGGCGCGGTCGCGCTCTTCGTCTGGCTGGTCATCTGCTTCTCCCAGCTGCGGATGCGCGGGATCATCCTCCGCGAGAACCCCGACAAGCTGATCGTCCGGATGTGGCTCTTCCCGTATCTGACCTGGGCGACGATCGCGTCGATCTCGTTCGTGCTGGTCTACATGCTCACCGACGACAGCGAGGGCGGCGGCCGGATCCAGGTCCTGCTGTCGGTGCTGCTGGCCGTTCTGGTGGTCGGCGTCTCCCTGGTCCGCGACCGGCTCGGCCGCGGCACCGCCGAGAAGGAAGCCGTCACCTCGCGCTAG
- a CDS encoding zinc-dependent alcohol dehydrogenase family protein, with the protein MAPVSGPDALSGWAVRHPGPITSGPLVSVRRPAPEPGPDDLLLRVEACGVCRTDLHLAEGDLPPHRPSTVPGHEIVGRVTATGEAVTRFRAGDRAGGAWLRGTCGVCRYCRAGHENLCPASVYTGWDADGGFAEAALVPADFAYPLPETQDATLLAPLLCAGIIGYRALRRSALPAGGRLGIYGFGASAHLAAQVALAEGATVHVLTRSAQARELALALGASSAGGAYDRPPEPLDSAILFAPVGDLVPVALQALDRSGTLAVAGIHLSDIPPLTYQQHLFYERNLRSVTSNTREDGREFLATAARIGIQVTVSPYPLSRAPEALADLAADRVHGAAVLTPG; encoded by the coding sequence ATGGCCCCCGTTTCCGGCCCGGACGCACTGTCCGGCTGGGCCGTCCGGCATCCCGGCCCGATCACCTCCGGGCCGCTGGTGTCGGTCCGTCGCCCCGCACCCGAGCCGGGCCCCGATGACCTGCTGCTCAGGGTGGAAGCCTGCGGTGTCTGCCGTACGGATCTGCACCTGGCGGAGGGGGACCTGCCCCCGCACCGCCCGTCGACCGTACCGGGCCATGAGATCGTCGGCCGGGTGACCGCCACCGGCGAGGCGGTGACGCGGTTCCGGGCCGGGGACCGGGCCGGCGGGGCATGGCTGCGCGGTACCTGCGGAGTCTGCCGCTACTGCCGCGCGGGCCACGAGAACCTCTGTCCGGCCTCCGTCTACACCGGCTGGGACGCCGACGGCGGCTTCGCCGAAGCCGCCCTCGTCCCCGCGGATTTCGCCTACCCGCTCCCGGAAACCCAGGACGCCACGCTGCTGGCGCCTCTGTTGTGCGCCGGGATCATCGGCTACCGCGCGCTGCGCCGAAGTGCGCTGCCCGCCGGCGGCCGGCTCGGGATCTACGGTTTCGGCGCCTCGGCGCATCTGGCCGCACAGGTCGCCCTGGCCGAAGGGGCCACCGTGCATGTGCTGACCCGGTCCGCGCAGGCCCGTGAACTCGCCCTGGCACTGGGCGCGTCCTCGGCCGGCGGCGCCTACGACCGGCCGCCCGAACCGCTGGACTCGGCGATCCTCTTCGCGCCGGTGGGCGACCTGGTGCCGGTGGCGCTGCAGGCGCTGGACCGCTCCGGCACCCTCGCCGTTGCCGGTATCCACCTCTCCGACATCCCGCCGCTCACCTATCAGCAGCATCTCTTCTACGAGCGGAATCTGCGCAGCGTGACCTCCAACACCCGGGAGGACGGGCGTGAGTTCCTGGCGACCGCGGCGCGGATCGGCATCCAGGTCACCGTCAGCCCCTACCCGTTGAGCCGCGCCCCGGAGGCACTCGCGGACCTGGCCGCCGACCGGGTGCACGGCGCCGCCGTGCTGACGCCCGGCTGA
- a CDS encoding FAD-dependent oxidoreductase: MTVNQIQVGAECGIEVGPGDARYEALRRGFNQRFIATPDYVSVVSSTSEVVAAVNKYLASHRSDEDLHRRLTVRSGGHCYENFVCGDDVGVIIDLGQLDRAYLDQEMGAYCVESGANNWHVATHLYAPFGVALPGGSCYSVAAGGHVAGGGYGLLSRQHGLTVDYLYAVEVVVVRDGQHAEVVIARRDSPEPELRELWWAHTGGGGGNFGVVTRYWFKGLPEPPSQVLLHAVAWPWEDMLEDPERLKSLVRNYGLFFEYENTTELPASLRCDYSDMFTLLKLNQRANGKIGLITQLDATRPDSVERLNAFLEWITQDLGIEPTPLDRRMGEHAPMGGLEVPTRLPWLTATQTLNGSGDNQCGKYKSAYMRRGFTEAQLDAIYHHLSCEGYDNPQALLQVDSYGGAINLPDSSDTAVYQRSSVLKLQYQTYWSYQQDSNDDGVADHHDAEADPSIAAPHLRWIREFYRDVYQDTGGVPILAPTGAPDGGQPDPVTDGCYINYPDRDLDDPEWNCSGQSAHRLYYGDNYGRLQAVKERWDPRNVFRNAQSVRPYTD, encoded by the coding sequence ATGACGGTCAATCAAATCCAGGTCGGAGCCGAGTGCGGGATCGAAGTGGGTCCCGGCGACGCCCGCTACGAGGCCCTGCGGAGAGGGTTCAACCAGCGCTTCATCGCGACACCCGACTATGTGTCGGTGGTCAGCTCGACGAGCGAGGTCGTCGCCGCGGTCAACAAGTATCTGGCGAGCCACCGTTCCGACGAGGATCTCCACCGGCGGCTCACGGTCCGGTCGGGCGGCCACTGCTACGAGAACTTCGTCTGCGGCGACGACGTGGGCGTGATCATCGACCTCGGGCAGCTGGACCGGGCCTATCTGGACCAGGAGATGGGCGCGTACTGCGTGGAGTCGGGCGCGAACAACTGGCATGTCGCCACCCACCTCTACGCACCGTTCGGGGTGGCCCTTCCCGGCGGCTCCTGTTACTCCGTGGCCGCGGGCGGCCATGTGGCCGGCGGGGGTTACGGGCTGCTGTCCCGGCAGCACGGGCTGACCGTCGACTACCTCTATGCGGTGGAGGTCGTCGTCGTCCGCGACGGACAGCATGCGGAGGTCGTGATCGCCCGCCGCGACTCACCCGAGCCGGAGCTGCGGGAGCTGTGGTGGGCCCACACCGGCGGGGGCGGCGGGAACTTCGGCGTGGTCACCCGGTATTGGTTCAAGGGACTGCCCGAGCCCCCCTCCCAGGTCCTGCTGCACGCCGTGGCCTGGCCATGGGAGGACATGCTCGAGGACCCGGAACGCCTGAAGTCGCTGGTGCGCAATTACGGGCTGTTCTTCGAGTACGAGAACACCACGGAGCTCCCGGCGTCCCTCCGCTGCGACTACAGCGACATGTTCACCCTGCTGAAGCTGAACCAGCGGGCCAACGGCAAGATCGGTCTGATCACCCAGCTCGACGCCACCAGGCCGGACAGCGTGGAGAGGCTGAATGCCTTCCTCGAGTGGATCACCCAGGACCTGGGCATCGAGCCCACCCCGCTGGACCGGCGGATGGGCGAGCACGCGCCCATGGGCGGCCTTGAGGTGCCGACCCGGCTGCCCTGGCTCACCGCCACCCAGACGCTCAACGGCTCCGGTGACAACCAGTGCGGCAAGTACAAGTCGGCGTACATGAGGCGTGGCTTCACCGAAGCGCAACTCGACGCCATCTACCACCACTTGTCGTGCGAGGGATACGACAACCCCCAGGCACTGCTCCAGGTCGACTCGTACGGCGGCGCGATCAACCTCCCCGACAGCAGCGACACCGCGGTCTACCAACGCAGTTCCGTACTCAAGCTGCAGTACCAGACGTACTGGAGCTATCAGCAGGACTCCAACGACGACGGTGTCGCCGACCATCACGACGCCGAGGCCGACCCCTCGATCGCGGCGCCGCATCTGCGCTGGATCCGCGAGTTCTACCGCGATGTCTACCAGGACACCGGCGGGGTGCCGATCCTGGCGCCGACCGGCGCCCCGGACGGCGGGCAGCCGGACCCGGTGACCGACGGGTGCTACATCAACTATCCCGACCGCGACCTCGACGATCCCGAGTGGAACTGTTCCGGCCAGTCGGCGCATCGTCTGTACTACGGCGACAACTATGGGCGCCTGCAGGCGGTCAAGGAGCGCTGGGATCCGCGCAATGTGTTCCGCAACGCCCAGTCCGTCCGGCCGTACACCGACTGA
- a CDS encoding helix-turn-helix domain-containing protein, whose product MSLGEPLVELQAAPDGLDVEIRSVALLDPEDPPMAHPGELILAIGARGRAAFPALRAGGRDGAAAVAVKLDAPGQAAALSATAVEAGIALLSVRSEARWEQVDALARAALESAPQGRPGEGAEEGDLFALAQTTAILTGGIVSIEDTANRVLAYSRSADDDEVDDLRRRSILGWHGPEAYLSRLREWGVFQRLRTSDDVINIDAHPELGIRRRLAVAIRSGERQLGVIWVQEGSSPLTERADQALLGAARVAALHLVRRRRELSADLTLTRTLAAGLLEGSTGPQPLASHLALDAARPAAVLGFSYGAAGTTPPELARGEVSNLISVHTAARHSSSVVTQVDTRIYVLLPQLPRSIDTGTLRGWGQEITDAAGRHLGLSLRGSVGCIVPGLGEIPESRREADRILDAMLSVGVATTVAALPDIQAEVLVSEVLALLSAHPEMRDPRLTALVTHDARNQGQLAETVLAYLNAFGDVRAAATELHVHPNTLRYRIRRAEDLTGLDLSRPDQRLLAMLQLRLPPAD is encoded by the coding sequence ATGTCGCTGGGCGAGCCCCTGGTGGAGCTGCAGGCCGCGCCCGACGGGCTGGACGTCGAGATCCGCAGCGTCGCGCTGCTCGACCCCGAGGACCCGCCGATGGCCCACCCCGGCGAGCTGATCCTCGCCATAGGCGCACGGGGCCGCGCGGCGTTCCCCGCGCTGCGGGCCGGCGGACGCGACGGGGCCGCTGCCGTGGCGGTCAAGCTGGACGCTCCCGGGCAGGCCGCGGCGCTCAGTGCGACCGCCGTCGAGGCGGGCATCGCGCTGCTGTCCGTACGCAGTGAAGCGCGCTGGGAACAGGTGGACGCGCTGGCCCGGGCGGCGCTGGAGAGTGCGCCGCAGGGGCGCCCCGGCGAGGGGGCCGAGGAGGGCGATCTGTTCGCGCTCGCCCAGACCACCGCCATCCTCACCGGCGGCATCGTCAGCATCGAGGACACGGCCAACCGCGTGCTCGCCTACTCCCGCTCCGCCGACGACGACGAGGTCGATGACCTGCGGCGGCGGTCCATCCTGGGCTGGCACGGCCCGGAGGCGTATCTGTCGCGGCTGCGCGAGTGGGGTGTGTTCCAGCGGCTGCGCACCTCCGACGACGTGATCAACATCGACGCCCACCCCGAGCTGGGGATCCGCCGTCGGCTCGCGGTGGCCATCCGTTCCGGGGAACGACAGCTGGGCGTCATCTGGGTGCAGGAGGGGTCCTCACCGCTGACCGAGCGCGCGGACCAGGCGCTGCTGGGCGCGGCCCGGGTCGCCGCACTGCATCTGGTGCGCCGCCGCCGGGAGCTCTCCGCCGATCTGACGCTGACCCGCACGCTCGCGGCCGGACTGCTGGAGGGCAGCACCGGACCCCAGCCGCTGGCGAGCCACCTGGCCCTGGACGCGGCCCGGCCGGCCGCCGTCCTGGGCTTCTCGTACGGGGCGGCCGGGACCACCCCACCGGAGCTGGCCCGCGGTGAGGTCAGCAACCTGATCTCGGTGCACACCGCCGCCCGGCACAGCAGCTCCGTGGTCACCCAGGTCGATACACGGATCTATGTGCTGCTGCCGCAGCTGCCGCGCAGCATCGACACCGGCACGCTGCGCGGCTGGGGGCAGGAGATCACCGACGCCGCCGGCCGTCACCTGGGCCTGTCGCTGCGCGGCTCCGTCGGCTGCATCGTGCCGGGGCTCGGGGAGATTCCCGAATCACGCCGGGAGGCGGACCGGATCCTCGACGCCATGCTGAGCGTCGGCGTCGCCACCACGGTCGCCGCGCTGCCGGACATCCAGGCCGAGGTGCTCGTCAGCGAAGTGCTGGCGCTGCTGTCCGCGCACCCCGAGATGCGCGACCCCCGGCTGACCGCGCTGGTCACCCATGACGCCCGTAACCAGGGGCAGTTGGCGGAAACCGTGCTCGCCTACCTGAACGCCTTCGGCGATGTACGGGCCGCCGCCACCGAGCTGCATGTGCACCCCAACACGCTGCGCTACCGGATCCGCCGGGCCGAGGATCTGACCGGTCTCGACCTCAGCCGCCCGGATCAGCGGCTGCTGGCCATGCTCCAGCTGCGGCTGCCGCCCGCCGACTGA
- a CDS encoding SpoIIE family protein phosphatase: MMSAENALPGGSDRACDIAKAATAELDGEGRVIAWTRAAERLLGYPAGEILHHPAAELLAIPGDEVRVASVARWCRAGSGWGGSVAARHRDGREVQLALQVTPVLDGAGQERWSVLAMEEWRVPGGGVNQLMLEPFLAHAPVGMAVLDTDLRYVWVNDVLERLIPLEQRLGKQVNEILPKLEAEAFEERMLRVLRTGSPVMDYEFRSPTYADPHQERAYSASFFGLSDPQGRRIGLWYMVIDVTERWRAQERLALLNDASVRIGSTLDVTRTAQELADVAVPALADFVAVDLLDSVLRGAEPVPGPVDSTPTMRRCGQQSVHEGCPEAGLAVGEAVQRSPSSPIARCLLKGESLVEPVLDFATSAWVTEDPVRAAVIREFGFRSVMVAPVQARGITLGAATFFRSRRLGPFVADDVRLAEELVARAAVCVDNARRFTRERTAARVMQQNLLPHELTGGSALEVASWYFPADAPSGVGGDWFDVIPLSGARVALVVGDVVGHGINAAATMGRLRTAVRTLANLDLPPDELLARLDDLVIGLVKTHRTDPAADAADPSVASTFMGATCLYAVYDPVSRRCSVARAGHLPPLIVGPDGSVDCPELPAGPPLGLGALPFEAVELEPAEGSLIALYTNGLIETRDRDIEVGLSRLSEALAVPGETLKDIGAHVVKALLTGPPSDDAALLLARTHALDDRQVASWELTCDPAEVATARGLAGRQLAEWGMDDLLFTTELIVSELVTNAIRHASAPITLRLIRQDALICEVSDASSTSPRLRHARTTDEGGRGLFIVAQLTRRWGTRYTPTGKIIWTEQSMPSEAGADDEAD, translated from the coding sequence ATGATGAGTGCGGAGAATGCCCTGCCGGGTGGCTCGGACCGCGCATGCGATATCGCGAAGGCGGCCACGGCCGAACTGGACGGAGAAGGGCGGGTCATCGCCTGGACCCGGGCGGCGGAGCGGCTGCTCGGCTATCCGGCCGGGGAGATCCTGCACCACCCCGCGGCGGAGCTGCTGGCGATACCCGGTGACGAGGTGCGGGTGGCCTCCGTGGCGCGGTGGTGCCGTGCGGGGAGCGGCTGGGGCGGTTCGGTCGCGGCGCGCCACCGGGACGGCCGGGAGGTGCAGCTGGCGCTGCAGGTCACGCCCGTTCTCGACGGCGCGGGCCAGGAGCGGTGGTCCGTCCTCGCCATGGAGGAGTGGCGGGTGCCGGGCGGCGGGGTGAACCAGCTGATGCTCGAACCGTTTCTGGCGCATGCGCCGGTCGGCATGGCCGTGCTCGACACCGATCTGCGCTACGTCTGGGTGAACGACGTACTGGAGCGCCTGATCCCCCTGGAACAGCGGCTCGGGAAGCAGGTGAACGAGATACTGCCGAAGCTGGAGGCCGAGGCGTTCGAGGAGCGGATGCTGCGGGTCCTGAGGACCGGGTCGCCGGTGATGGACTATGAATTCCGCAGCCCCACCTATGCGGACCCCCACCAGGAGCGCGCCTATTCGGCGTCCTTCTTCGGGCTGTCGGACCCCCAGGGCCGTCGTATCGGCCTCTGGTACATGGTCATCGATGTCACCGAACGCTGGCGGGCGCAGGAACGCCTGGCCCTGCTGAACGACGCCAGCGTCCGTATCGGCAGCACGCTCGATGTCACCCGGACCGCACAGGAACTGGCGGATGTCGCCGTACCGGCGCTCGCCGACTTCGTCGCCGTCGATCTGCTGGATTCGGTGCTCAGGGGTGCGGAGCCGGTCCCCGGGCCGGTCGACAGCACCCCCACCATGCGCCGCTGCGGTCAGCAGTCGGTCCACGAGGGCTGTCCGGAGGCCGGCCTGGCCGTGGGGGAAGCCGTCCAGCGGTCCCCCTCGTCACCGATCGCCCGCTGTCTGCTCAAGGGCGAGTCCCTGGTGGAACCGGTCCTGGACTTCGCCACCAGCGCCTGGGTCACCGAGGACCCGGTGCGGGCCGCCGTCATCCGGGAATTCGGGTTCCGTTCGGTGATGGTGGCACCGGTACAGGCCCGTGGCATCACGCTGGGCGCGGCAACCTTCTTCCGCTCCCGCCGTCTGGGGCCCTTCGTGGCGGACGACGTACGGCTGGCCGAGGAGCTGGTCGCGCGGGCCGCGGTGTGTGTCGACAACGCGCGCCGCTTCACCCGCGAGCGCACCGCGGCCCGGGTGATGCAGCAGAACCTGCTGCCGCACGAGCTGACCGGAGGGTCCGCGCTGGAGGTGGCGTCGTGGTACTTCCCGGCGGACGCGCCGAGCGGGGTGGGCGGCGACTGGTTCGATGTGATTCCGCTGTCCGGGGCACGGGTCGCCCTGGTCGTCGGGGATGTGGTCGGACACGGCATCAACGCCGCGGCGACCATGGGGCGGCTGCGCACCGCCGTCCGCACGCTGGCGAACCTGGATCTGCCGCCCGATGAACTGCTGGCCCGCCTGGACGACCTGGTCATCGGCCTGGTCAAGACGCACCGCACCGATCCGGCGGCGGACGCCGCGGACCCGAGCGTGGCCTCGACCTTCATGGGGGCCACCTGTCTGTACGCCGTCTACGACCCGGTCAGCAGGCGGTGCAGCGTCGCGCGGGCCGGCCATCTGCCGCCGCTGATCGTCGGCCCCGACGGCTCCGTGGACTGCCCGGAGCTGCCCGCGGGACCGCCGCTCGGCCTCGGGGCGCTGCCCTTCGAGGCCGTGGAGCTGGAGCCGGCCGAGGGCAGTCTGATCGCGCTCTACACCAATGGGCTGATCGAGACCCGCGACCGGGACATCGAGGTCGGGCTGTCCCGGCTGAGCGAGGCCCTCGCGGTGCCCGGGGAGACGCTGAAGGACATCGGCGCGCATGTGGTCAAGGCCCTGCTGACCGGCCCGCCGTCCGACGACGCCGCGCTGCTCCTCGCCCGGACCCATGCCCTGGACGACCGGCAGGTCGCCTCCTGGGAGCTGACGTGTGACCCGGCCGAAGTCGCCACCGCCCGTGGCCTCGCCGGCCGGCAGCTGGCGGAGTGGGGCATGGACGATCTGCTGTTCACCACGGAACTGATCGTCAGCGAACTGGTCACCAACGCCATCCGCCACGCCAGCGCGCCGATCACCCTGCGGCTGATCCGGCAGGACGCCCTGATCTGCGAGGTCTCCGACGCCAGCAGCACCTCGCCGCGGCTGCGCCATGCCCGGACCACCGACGAGGGCGGACGCGGACTGTTCATCGTCGCGCAGCTGACCCGGCGGTGGGGCACCCGCTACACCCCGACCGGAAAGATCATCTGGACCGAGCAGAGCATGCCGTCCGAGGCGGGCGCCGACGACGAGGCGGACTGA